The following are from one region of the Prionailurus bengalensis isolate Pbe53 chromosome A2, Fcat_Pben_1.1_paternal_pri, whole genome shotgun sequence genome:
- the MAN2B1 gene encoding lysosomal alpha-mannosidase isoform X1 codes for MGADARPLGVRAGGGGRGAARPGTSSRALPPPLPPLSFLLLLLAAPGARAAGYETCPMVHPDMLNVHLVAHTHDDVGWLKTVDQYFYGIHNDVQHAGVQYILDSVISSLLVEPTRRFIYVEIAFFSRWWHQQTNATQEVVRDLVRQGRLEFANGGWVMNDEAATHYGAIIDQMTLGLRFLEDTFGKDGRPRVAWHIDPFGHSREQASLFAQMGFDGLFFGRLDYQDKRVREENLELEQVWRASASLKPPAADLFTSVLPNIYNPPEKLCWDTLCADKPFVEDRRSPEYNAEELVNYFLQLATAQGQHFRTNHTIMTMGSDFQYENANMWFRNLDRLIQLVNAQQQANGSRVNVLYSTPACYLWELNKANLTWSVKQDDFFPYADGPHQFWTGYFSSRPALKRYERLSYNFLQVCNQLEALAGPAANVGPYGSGDSAPLNEAMAVLQHHDAVSGTSKQHVADDYARQLAAGWDPCEVLLSNALARLSGSKEDFTYCRNLNVSVCPLSQTAKNFQVTIYNPLGRKIDWMVRLPVSKHGFVVRDPNGTVVPSDVVILPSSDGQELLFPASVPALGFSIYSVSQVPGQRPHAHKPQPRSQRPWSRVLAIQNEHIRARFDPDTGLLVEMENLDQNLLLPVRQAFYWYNASVGNNLSTQVSGAYIFRPNQEKPLMVSRWAQTRLVKTPLVQEVHQNFSAWCSQVVRLYRGQRHLELEWTVGPIPVGDGWGKEIISRFDTVLETKGLFYTDSNGREILERRRDYRPTWKLNQTETVAGNYYPVNSRIYIRVSPPHPAPHFSAPLHRVGVTPQAEHLPAVLGGLPHPLWGLPGGVAAWLWGPSLSPPPPPQDGNMQLTVLTDRSQGGSSLRDGSMELMVHRRLLKDDGRGVGEALLEDGLGRWVRGRHLVLLDKVRTAATGHWLQAEKEVLAPQVVLAPGGGAPYHLKVAPRKQFSGLRRELPPSVHLLTLARWDQKTLLLRLEHQFAVGEDSGNLSSPVTLDLTDLFSAFTITYLQETTLVANQLRASASRLKWTPNTGPTPLPSPSRLDPATITLQPMEIRTFLASVQWEEHG; via the exons TCCATAATGACGTCCAGCACGCAGGTGTGCAGTACATCCTAGACTCGGTCATCTCTTCTCTGCTGGTGGAGCCCACCCGCCGATTCATCTATGTGGAGATTGCCTTCTTCTCCCGTTGGTGGCACCAGCAGACAAATGCAACACAGGAAGTTGTGCGGGACCTGGTGCGCCAGG GGCGCCTGGAGTTTGCCAACGGTGGCTGGGTGATGAATGATGAGGCAGCCACGCACTATGGAGCCATTATAGACCAGATGACACTGGGACTGCGCTTCCTGGAAGACACCTTTGGCAAAGATGGGCGCCCCCGTGTGGCCTGGCACATTGATCCCTTCGGTCACTCTCGGGAGCAGGCCTCGCTGTTCGCCCAG atGGGCTTTGATGGCCTCTTCTTCGGGCGTCTGGATTATCAAGATAAGAGAGTGCGGGAAGAGAACCTAGAGCTGGAGCAGGTTTGGCGGGCTAGCGCCAGCCTGAAGCCCCCAGCGGCCGACCTCTTTACCA GTGTGCTCCCCAATATTTACAACCCACCTGAGAAACTGTGCTGGGACACGCTGTGTGCCGACAAGCCGTTCGTGGAGGACCGGCGCAGCCCTGAGTACAACGCTGAGGAGCTGGTCAATTACTTCCTGCAGTTGGCCACTGCCCAG GGCCAGCACTTCCGCACCAACCACACCATAATGACCATGGGCTCAGACTTCCAATATGAGAATGCTAACATGTGGTTCAGGAACCTCGACAGGCTCATCCAGCTGGTCAACGCCCAG CAGCAGGCCAACGGGAGCCGCGTCAATGTTCTCTACTCCACTCCCGCCTGTTACCTCTGGGAGCTGAACAAGGCCAACCTCACCtg GTCTGTGAAACAGGATGACTTCTTCCCCTACGCCGACGGCCCTCACCAGTTTTGGACTGGCTACTTTTCCAGCCGGCCGGCCCTCAAACGCTACGAGCGCCTCAGCTACAACTTTCTGCAG gTGTGCAACCAGCTGGAGGCGCTGGCGGGTCCGGCGGCCAACGTGGGACCCTACGGCTCGGGAGACAGCGCACCCCTCA ATGAGGCGATGGCCGTGCTCCAGCACCACGACGCGGTCAGCGGAACCTCCAAGCAGCACGTGGCCGACGACTACGCGCGACAGCTGGCTGCCGGCTGGGACCCCTGCGAG GTTCTTCTGAGCAATGCGCTGGCGCGGCTCAGCGGCTCCAAGGAGGACTTCACGTACTGCCGAAACCTCAACGTCAGCGTCTGTCCGCTCAGCCAGACAGCGAAGAAC TTCCAAGTGACTATTTATAACCCCTTGGGACGGAAAATAGATTGGATGGTGCGGCTGCCAGTCAGCAAACACGGTTTCGTCGTGAGGGACCCGAATGGCACAGTTGTGCCCAGCGAT GTGGTGATACTTCCTAGCTCAGACGGTCAGGAACTGCTTTTCCCAGCCTCGGTGCCTGCCCTGGGCTTCAGCATCTACTCAGTAAGCCAGGTGCCTGGCCAGCGCCCCCACGCCCACAAACCCCAGCCCAGATCCCAGCGGCCCTGGTCCCGTGTCTTGGCCATCCAAAATGAG CACATCCGGGCTAGGTttgaccctgacacagggctcttgGTGGAGATGGAGAACCTGGACCAGAACCTCCTGCTACCTGTTCGCCAAGCCTTCTACTG GTACAACGCCAGTGTAGGCAACAACCTAAGCACCCAGGTCTCAGGTGCCTACATCTTCAGACCCAACCAAGAGAAACCATTGATGGTGAGCCGCTGGGCTCAAACGCGCCTGGTGAAG ACACCCTTGGTGCAGGAGGTTCACCAGAACTTCTCAGCCTGGTGTTCCCAAGTGGTTCGCTTGTACCGAGGACAGCGGCACCTGGAGCTCGAGTGGACGGTGGGACCAATCCCTGTGGG TGACGGCTGGGGGAAGGAGATCATCAGTCGCTTTGACACCGTGCTGGAGACAAAAGGACTCTTTTACACAGACAGCAATGGCCGAGAGATCCTGGAGAGGAG gcGGGATTATCGGCCCACCTGGAAGCTGAACCAGACTGAGACAGTGGCGGGAAACTACTATCCAGTCAACAGCCGCATTTACATCAGGGTATCCCCCCCCCATCCTGCTCCCCACTTCTCAGCACCCCTCCACAGAGTGGGGGTCACCCCTCAAGCTGAGCATCTCCCAGCTGTCCTCGGTGGTCTCCCCCATCCCCTGTGGGGCCTGCCTGGGGGTGTGGCTGCCTGGCTGTGGGGCCcctcactctccccccccccccccccccaggatggCAACATGCAGCTGACGGTGCTGACTGACCGCTCCCAGGGGGGCAGCAGCCTGAGGGATGGCTCTATGGAGCTCATG GTGCACCGAAGGCTCCTGAAGGATGACGGACGTGGCGTAGGGGAGGCGTTACTGGAGGACGGGTTGGGGCGGTGGGTGCGAGGGCGCCACCTCGTGCTGCTGGACAAGGTCCGGACCGCCGCCACCGGGCACTGGTtgcaggcagagaaggaggtCCTGGCCCCACAGGTGGTGCTGGCCCCGGGTGGCGGCGCCCCCTACCATCTGAAAGTCGCCCCgcgcaagcag TTCTCGGGGCTGCGCCGGGAGCTGCCTCCCTCCGTACACCTGCTCACGCTGGCCCGCTGGGACCAGAAAACGCTGCTGTTGCGCTTGGAGCACCAGTTCGCTGTAGGGGAGGACTCTGGCAACCTGAGCTCCCCCGTGACCTTGGATTTGACG GACCTCTTCTCCGCCTTCACCATCACTTACCTGCAGGAGACCACGCTGGTGGCCAACCAGCTCCGGGCCAGCGCCTCCAGGCTCAAGTGGACACCAAACACGG gccccacacccctgccctctccctctcggCTGGACCCCGCCACCATCACGCTGCAGCCCATGGAAATCCGTACCTTCCTGGCTTCGGTCCAGTGGGAGGAGCATGGCTAG
- the MAN2B1 gene encoding lysosomal alpha-mannosidase isoform X2, producing the protein MGADARPLGVRAGGGGRGAARPGTSSRALPPPLPPLSFLLLLLAAPGARAAGYETCPMVHPDMLNVHLVAHTHDDVGWLKTVDQYFYGIHNDVQHAGVQYILDSVISSLLVEPTRRFIYVEIAFFSRWWHQQTNATQEVVRDLVRQGRLEFANGGWVMNDEAATHYGAIIDQMTLGLRFLEDTFGKDGRPRVAWHIDPFGHSREQASLFAQMGFDGLFFGRLDYQDKRVREENLELEQVWRASASLKPPAADLFTSVLPNIYNPPEKLCWDTLCADKPFVEDRRSPEYNAEELVNYFLQLATAQGQHFRTNHTIMTMGSDFQYENANMWFRNLDRLIQLVNAQQANGSRVNVLYSTPACYLWELNKANLTWSVKQDDFFPYADGPHQFWTGYFSSRPALKRYERLSYNFLQVCNQLEALAGPAANVGPYGSGDSAPLNEAMAVLQHHDAVSGTSKQHVADDYARQLAAGWDPCEVLLSNALARLSGSKEDFTYCRNLNVSVCPLSQTAKNFQVTIYNPLGRKIDWMVRLPVSKHGFVVRDPNGTVVPSDVVILPSSDGQELLFPASVPALGFSIYSVSQVPGQRPHAHKPQPRSQRPWSRVLAIQNEHIRARFDPDTGLLVEMENLDQNLLLPVRQAFYWYNASVGNNLSTQVSGAYIFRPNQEKPLMVSRWAQTRLVKTPLVQEVHQNFSAWCSQVVRLYRGQRHLELEWTVGPIPVGDGWGKEIISRFDTVLETKGLFYTDSNGREILERRRDYRPTWKLNQTETVAGNYYPVNSRIYIRVSPPHPAPHFSAPLHRVGVTPQAEHLPAVLGGLPHPLWGLPGGVAAWLWGPSLSPPPPPQDGNMQLTVLTDRSQGGSSLRDGSMELMVHRRLLKDDGRGVGEALLEDGLGRWVRGRHLVLLDKVRTAATGHWLQAEKEVLAPQVVLAPGGGAPYHLKVAPRKQFSGLRRELPPSVHLLTLARWDQKTLLLRLEHQFAVGEDSGNLSSPVTLDLTDLFSAFTITYLQETTLVANQLRASASRLKWTPNTGPTPLPSPSRLDPATITLQPMEIRTFLASVQWEEHG; encoded by the exons TCCATAATGACGTCCAGCACGCAGGTGTGCAGTACATCCTAGACTCGGTCATCTCTTCTCTGCTGGTGGAGCCCACCCGCCGATTCATCTATGTGGAGATTGCCTTCTTCTCCCGTTGGTGGCACCAGCAGACAAATGCAACACAGGAAGTTGTGCGGGACCTGGTGCGCCAGG GGCGCCTGGAGTTTGCCAACGGTGGCTGGGTGATGAATGATGAGGCAGCCACGCACTATGGAGCCATTATAGACCAGATGACACTGGGACTGCGCTTCCTGGAAGACACCTTTGGCAAAGATGGGCGCCCCCGTGTGGCCTGGCACATTGATCCCTTCGGTCACTCTCGGGAGCAGGCCTCGCTGTTCGCCCAG atGGGCTTTGATGGCCTCTTCTTCGGGCGTCTGGATTATCAAGATAAGAGAGTGCGGGAAGAGAACCTAGAGCTGGAGCAGGTTTGGCGGGCTAGCGCCAGCCTGAAGCCCCCAGCGGCCGACCTCTTTACCA GTGTGCTCCCCAATATTTACAACCCACCTGAGAAACTGTGCTGGGACACGCTGTGTGCCGACAAGCCGTTCGTGGAGGACCGGCGCAGCCCTGAGTACAACGCTGAGGAGCTGGTCAATTACTTCCTGCAGTTGGCCACTGCCCAG GGCCAGCACTTCCGCACCAACCACACCATAATGACCATGGGCTCAGACTTCCAATATGAGAATGCTAACATGTGGTTCAGGAACCTCGACAGGCTCATCCAGCTGGTCAACGCCCAG CAGGCCAACGGGAGCCGCGTCAATGTTCTCTACTCCACTCCCGCCTGTTACCTCTGGGAGCTGAACAAGGCCAACCTCACCtg GTCTGTGAAACAGGATGACTTCTTCCCCTACGCCGACGGCCCTCACCAGTTTTGGACTGGCTACTTTTCCAGCCGGCCGGCCCTCAAACGCTACGAGCGCCTCAGCTACAACTTTCTGCAG gTGTGCAACCAGCTGGAGGCGCTGGCGGGTCCGGCGGCCAACGTGGGACCCTACGGCTCGGGAGACAGCGCACCCCTCA ATGAGGCGATGGCCGTGCTCCAGCACCACGACGCGGTCAGCGGAACCTCCAAGCAGCACGTGGCCGACGACTACGCGCGACAGCTGGCTGCCGGCTGGGACCCCTGCGAG GTTCTTCTGAGCAATGCGCTGGCGCGGCTCAGCGGCTCCAAGGAGGACTTCACGTACTGCCGAAACCTCAACGTCAGCGTCTGTCCGCTCAGCCAGACAGCGAAGAAC TTCCAAGTGACTATTTATAACCCCTTGGGACGGAAAATAGATTGGATGGTGCGGCTGCCAGTCAGCAAACACGGTTTCGTCGTGAGGGACCCGAATGGCACAGTTGTGCCCAGCGAT GTGGTGATACTTCCTAGCTCAGACGGTCAGGAACTGCTTTTCCCAGCCTCGGTGCCTGCCCTGGGCTTCAGCATCTACTCAGTAAGCCAGGTGCCTGGCCAGCGCCCCCACGCCCACAAACCCCAGCCCAGATCCCAGCGGCCCTGGTCCCGTGTCTTGGCCATCCAAAATGAG CACATCCGGGCTAGGTttgaccctgacacagggctcttgGTGGAGATGGAGAACCTGGACCAGAACCTCCTGCTACCTGTTCGCCAAGCCTTCTACTG GTACAACGCCAGTGTAGGCAACAACCTAAGCACCCAGGTCTCAGGTGCCTACATCTTCAGACCCAACCAAGAGAAACCATTGATGGTGAGCCGCTGGGCTCAAACGCGCCTGGTGAAG ACACCCTTGGTGCAGGAGGTTCACCAGAACTTCTCAGCCTGGTGTTCCCAAGTGGTTCGCTTGTACCGAGGACAGCGGCACCTGGAGCTCGAGTGGACGGTGGGACCAATCCCTGTGGG TGACGGCTGGGGGAAGGAGATCATCAGTCGCTTTGACACCGTGCTGGAGACAAAAGGACTCTTTTACACAGACAGCAATGGCCGAGAGATCCTGGAGAGGAG gcGGGATTATCGGCCCACCTGGAAGCTGAACCAGACTGAGACAGTGGCGGGAAACTACTATCCAGTCAACAGCCGCATTTACATCAGGGTATCCCCCCCCCATCCTGCTCCCCACTTCTCAGCACCCCTCCACAGAGTGGGGGTCACCCCTCAAGCTGAGCATCTCCCAGCTGTCCTCGGTGGTCTCCCCCATCCCCTGTGGGGCCTGCCTGGGGGTGTGGCTGCCTGGCTGTGGGGCCcctcactctccccccccccccccccccaggatggCAACATGCAGCTGACGGTGCTGACTGACCGCTCCCAGGGGGGCAGCAGCCTGAGGGATGGCTCTATGGAGCTCATG GTGCACCGAAGGCTCCTGAAGGATGACGGACGTGGCGTAGGGGAGGCGTTACTGGAGGACGGGTTGGGGCGGTGGGTGCGAGGGCGCCACCTCGTGCTGCTGGACAAGGTCCGGACCGCCGCCACCGGGCACTGGTtgcaggcagagaaggaggtCCTGGCCCCACAGGTGGTGCTGGCCCCGGGTGGCGGCGCCCCCTACCATCTGAAAGTCGCCCCgcgcaagcag TTCTCGGGGCTGCGCCGGGAGCTGCCTCCCTCCGTACACCTGCTCACGCTGGCCCGCTGGGACCAGAAAACGCTGCTGTTGCGCTTGGAGCACCAGTTCGCTGTAGGGGAGGACTCTGGCAACCTGAGCTCCCCCGTGACCTTGGATTTGACG GACCTCTTCTCCGCCTTCACCATCACTTACCTGCAGGAGACCACGCTGGTGGCCAACCAGCTCCGGGCCAGCGCCTCCAGGCTCAAGTGGACACCAAACACGG gccccacacccctgccctctccctctcggCTGGACCCCGCCACCATCACGCTGCAGCCCATGGAAATCCGTACCTTCCTGGCTTCGGTCCAGTGGGAGGAGCATGGCTAG